From one Nitrospira sp. MA-1 genomic stretch:
- a CDS encoding 3'(2'),5'-bisphosphate nucleotidase CysQ produces MTDYRQELSIVRQAMLLASDRLHRIQYEGLAVQIKPDGSPVTNADLEVNRIIQEALFTAYPDDGWLSEESPDNILRLKKNRVWILDPIDGTKPFIKSLPQFAISLALIDHGQASIGIIFNPATREYFCAVRGEPATVNGCPIHVPQIPGHRFSFLVNTGPIARSTIHTWRETANCRSLMGSIAYSLALVAAGQIDGVINIGTQNEWDIAAALLLVQTAGGVVVDRDMKPIQCNQPHPTINGIIAARPDAMPVIQQFLASLPA; encoded by the coding sequence ATGACTGATTATCGCCAAGAACTTTCCATCGTTCGACAAGCCATGCTCCTTGCAAGTGATCGGCTTCACAGAATCCAATATGAAGGCTTGGCCGTCCAGATCAAGCCAGACGGATCGCCAGTGACCAATGCCGATCTGGAAGTCAATCGTATCATTCAGGAAGCGTTATTTACCGCCTACCCTGATGATGGCTGGCTTTCGGAAGAATCGCCCGACAACATTCTCAGACTGAAAAAAAACCGTGTGTGGATCCTGGATCCCATCGATGGGACCAAACCCTTTATTAAAAGCCTGCCACAATTCGCCATCTCTCTCGCGCTCATCGACCATGGACAGGCCTCGATCGGGATTATCTTCAACCCGGCCACCCGGGAATATTTTTGTGCCGTGCGAGGGGAACCGGCAACCGTGAATGGCTGCCCCATTCATGTCCCCCAGATCCCAGGACACCGCTTCTCATTTCTGGTGAACACAGGACCCATTGCCCGCTCCACCATTCACACATGGAGAGAAACCGCCAATTGCCGCAGTCTGATGGGTTCCATCGCTTATTCATTGGCACTGGTGGCCGCCGGACAGATTGACGGAGTGATCAATATTGGCACACAAAACGAATGGGATATCGCGGCTGCCCTCCTTCTGGTTCAAACGGCAGGAGGGGTCGTCGTGGACAGAGATATGAAACCCATTCAATGCAACCAACCTCATCCCACCATCAATGGCATCATCGCCGCTCGCCCTGATGCCATGCCCGTGATCCAACAATTTCTTGCGAGCCTCCCTGCCTAG
- a CDS encoding DUF2835 domain-containing protein: MQTVTVRLKISPERFQAYYQGAVEYVVAPSIDGRTIQFPARVLRPFVSHQGVQGTFEITFDANLKFHSIRLAQDDR; encoded by the coding sequence ATGCAAACCGTGACCGTGAGACTGAAAATTTCTCCCGAACGCTTTCAGGCCTATTACCAGGGTGCGGTGGAATATGTGGTCGCACCGTCTATCGATGGTCGGACGATCCAATTTCCCGCCAGAGTCCTACGTCCTTTTGTCTCCCATCAGGGGGTCCAGGGTACATTTGAGATCACCTTCGATGCCAATTTGAAGTTTCATTCGATCCGCCTGGCACAGGATGACAGGTGA
- a CDS encoding DedA family protein, with protein sequence MSATAMTADEYSLIGLFLSAFLSSTVLPGSSEVVFVFLASQGHLPAWSLLVTATAGNTLGGMSSWALGWLIGWWYPFHGLTQPAQHLAVERVRKWGSPVLLLSWVPFIGDPLCIAAGWLRVGWVRALVCIGIGKGCRYAVLFALLPTSGG encoded by the coding sequence GTGAGCGCAACCGCTATGACTGCGGATGAGTATTCCCTTATCGGATTATTTCTAAGTGCGTTTCTTTCCTCAACCGTCTTACCGGGAAGCTCCGAGGTTGTGTTCGTCTTTTTGGCATCACAGGGACATCTCCCTGCCTGGAGTCTTCTCGTCACGGCCACAGCAGGCAATACCCTTGGTGGAATGAGTTCATGGGCTTTGGGGTGGCTCATCGGGTGGTGGTATCCATTCCATGGGTTGACCCAACCAGCTCAGCATCTGGCAGTGGAACGGGTTCGCAAGTGGGGCAGTCCGGTGCTGTTATTGTCCTGGGTGCCGTTCATTGGGGATCCGCTCTGCATCGCCGCTGGGTGGTTGCGGGTGGGCTGGGTCCGGGCACTCGTGTGCATCGGGATCGGCAAAGGGTGCCGGTATGCGGTCTTGTTCGCCCTGTTGCCCACCAGTGGAGGGTGA
- a CDS encoding DegT/DnrJ/EryC1/StrS family aminotransferase, with protein sequence MNVPLLDLKTQYASIKQDIQVALDKVCAEQSFILGTHVQNLEQTLASFIGTDHAIGVASGSDALLLSLMEVGIEPGDRVVTVPFTFFASAGVISRLHARPVFVDVMPDTFNLDPSRLADSFTSEVKAILPVHLFGQCADMESIVQIADEKEIPVIEDACQAIGAARNGVQAGAFGRTGCFSFFPSKNLGGFGDGGVITTRDPLVAERLQLLRVHGSRSEYHHHFIGMNSRLDALQAAILQVKFQHLAEWTAKRQAHAASYLKLFQTCGLDERVTVPVVSSGNTHVYNQFTIRTPRRDELSTYLTHHGIGNRIYYPVPLHLQECYQDLGYHKGDFPVSEQLSQEVLSLPIYPELTADQLQYVVDTIKSFFDCR encoded by the coding sequence GTGAATGTTCCTCTTCTTGATTTAAAAACCCAATACGCCAGCATCAAACAAGACATTCAGGTGGCGTTGGACAAGGTGTGTGCGGAGCAAAGTTTTATTCTGGGCACCCATGTTCAAAACCTCGAACAGACCCTGGCGTCATTTATCGGCACGGATCATGCGATTGGTGTGGCGTCCGGAAGCGATGCGTTACTGTTGTCGTTGATGGAAGTGGGGATAGAACCGGGCGATCGGGTCGTGACGGTCCCCTTTACCTTTTTCGCGTCGGCAGGAGTGATTTCCCGGCTTCACGCACGTCCGGTCTTTGTCGATGTGATGCCTGATACGTTTAATCTCGATCCCAGCCGGTTAGCGGATAGCTTCACTTCCGAGGTCAAAGCCATTCTCCCGGTCCATCTTTTTGGACAATGTGCGGACATGGAATCCATTGTTCAGATTGCAGACGAAAAGGAAATCCCGGTCATTGAGGATGCCTGTCAGGCCATCGGTGCCGCTCGAAACGGTGTTCAGGCTGGAGCATTCGGCCGTACAGGGTGCTTCAGCTTTTTTCCGTCAAAAAATTTAGGGGGATTTGGTGACGGCGGGGTGATTACTACGCGGGATCCTCTGGTTGCGGAACGACTGCAACTCTTGCGTGTGCACGGGAGCCGGTCAGAGTATCATCATCATTTCATCGGGATGAACAGCCGGTTGGATGCGCTGCAAGCGGCCATCCTCCAGGTAAAATTTCAGCATTTGGCTGAGTGGACCGCCAAGCGTCAAGCACATGCAGCGAGTTATCTGAAATTATTTCAGACATGCGGTCTTGATGAGCGAGTGACCGTGCCGGTGGTGTCATCCGGCAATACTCATGTTTACAACCAATTCACCATCCGCACCCCACGGCGAGACGAACTCAGTACCTATCTGACCCACCATGGAATAGGTAATCGCATTTATTACCCTGTCCCCCTTCATCTTCAGGAATGCTACCAGGATCTCGGGTATCATAAAGGCGATTTTCCTGTCTCGGAACAACTCTCCCAAGAGGTGCTTTCCCTTCCCATTTATCCTGAACTCACAGCGGATCAACTTCAGTATGTGGTTGACACGATCAAATCCTTCTTTGATTGTCGTTAA
- the queF gene encoding preQ(1) synthase — protein sequence MKKTHASSRSGYSERHAKSGIAEKLPRIETWPNQYPGYEITIEIPEYTAICPKTGLPDFGTIRLTYVPDQSCLELKSLKMYIHAYRNLGIFYENAVNKILADFVKACRPVSAIVTGEFTARGGLRSVIQARYPQ from the coding sequence ATGAAAAAAACCCACGCTTCTTCACGATCAGGCTATTCGGAACGACATGCCAAGAGCGGAATTGCCGAGAAATTACCACGCATCGAAACCTGGCCTAACCAATATCCAGGCTATGAAATTACGATAGAGATTCCGGAATATACGGCCATTTGTCCTAAAACAGGCCTTCCTGACTTTGGAACCATCCGGTTGACCTATGTGCCGGACCAATCCTGTCTTGAATTAAAATCCCTCAAAATGTATATCCACGCTTATCGAAACCTGGGCATCTTTTATGAAAATGCGGTCAACAAAATTCTGGCCGATTTCGTCAAAGCCTGCCGCCCTGTGTCAGCCATCGTCACCGGGGAGTTTACCGCCAGAGGCGGACTCCGGAGCGTGATTCAAGCCCGGTACCCTCAATAA
- a CDS encoding thiamine pyrophosphate-binding protein, whose amino-acid sequence MSSITMLEADDFVKGLQGIGFDFFTGVPDTILGGIIAHLTEEQLYTPAVREDEAVAMAAGAYLGGKIPVVLMQNSGLGNALNVLASLNLIYQIPCLLLVSWRGFEGKDAPEHLVMGETMTTLLDTVRIPHRTLSQKTIVDDLKWTATTFMEKRIPVALLLKKGIVKTIQP is encoded by the coding sequence ATGAGCAGTATCACGATGTTGGAAGCTGACGATTTTGTGAAAGGCCTGCAAGGCATTGGATTCGATTTTTTTACCGGTGTGCCCGACACCATTTTGGGGGGCATTATTGCCCATTTGACGGAAGAACAGTTGTATACCCCTGCGGTTCGCGAAGATGAGGCGGTGGCGATGGCCGCAGGAGCCTACCTTGGCGGGAAAATCCCGGTGGTGTTGATGCAAAACTCCGGATTGGGTAATGCCCTGAATGTTCTGGCTTCTCTCAATTTGATTTATCAAATCCCCTGTTTGCTGTTGGTGTCCTGGCGTGGCTTCGAAGGCAAGGACGCTCCTGAGCATCTGGTGATGGGGGAAACGATGACGACGCTGTTGGATACGGTTCGGATTCCACACCGGACGTTGTCCCAGAAGACGATTGTGGATGATCTGAAATGGACGGCCACGACTTTTATGGAGAAGCGGATCCCTGTCGCACTATTGTTGAAAAAGGGAATTGTGAAAACCATTCAGCCCTAG
- a CDS encoding thiamine pyrophosphate-dependent enzyme produces MIGPEEGVMQSRAQAMAAILEIMTDQLLVVCNGFPSREACKLRDRAQNFYMIGSMGATAAIGLGLALAQPEKTVVVFDGDGNVLMSLGTLATISALRPKNFIHVVFDNEVYGTTGNQPTYSRVVGLDKMAKAAGYKNVERVWEREDIVYEFKAMLGDDGPNFLLIKVNEQLEEADRIALGPAELTKRFKGSVT; encoded by the coding sequence ATGATTGGACCAGAAGAAGGGGTGATGCAGAGCCGGGCGCAGGCGATGGCGGCTATTTTGGAAATCATGACCGATCAGCTGCTTGTTGTCTGCAATGGGTTTCCCTCCCGTGAAGCCTGTAAACTCCGTGATCGGGCTCAAAATTTTTATATGATTGGCTCCATGGGCGCGACGGCAGCTATCGGATTAGGATTGGCTCTGGCCCAGCCAGAAAAAACGGTGGTCGTATTTGATGGCGACGGAAATGTGCTGATGAGTCTTGGCACGTTGGCCACGATTAGTGCGTTGCGACCGAAAAATTTCATTCATGTGGTTTTTGATAATGAAGTGTATGGGACCACCGGCAATCAACCCACCTATTCCAGGGTGGTGGGCCTGGATAAAATGGCCAAAGCCGCAGGATACAAGAATGTTGAGCGCGTCTGGGAGCGAGAAGATATTGTATATGAGTTTAAGGCCATGCTAGGAGATGACGGGCCGAATTTTTTGTTGATCAAAGTGAATGAACAGCTTGAAGAGGCGGATCGTATTGCCTTGGGTCCAGCCGAGCTGACGAAACGGTTTAAGGGGAGTGTCACCTAA
- a CDS encoding aminotransferase class V-fold PLP-dependent enzyme, protein MILFNPGPVNVSERVRQALLQPDVCHRESEFSELLSDIRQKLLKVFVPGNEDEYTAIVLTGSGTAAVEAALMSSIPTGKRAMVINNGVYGQRMSSMLATHRLQTPDLKYDWGVTPDPQAVDLALKQHPEVHTVAMVHHETTLGLINPVKEIAEIVDRYGRVFMVDSVSGLGGEALDIAGSKLYMVAGAAQKCIQGFPGAAFVLVRKGFMERVMKYPKRSWYLNLANYYEEQERGTIPFTPAVQVYYAFREALNELLEEGLENRIQRFQGYATTIRTRLEEWGVKPVLDPTVQSNTLTAFYLPEGCAYQKLHDELKQAGYVIYAGQGQLEEKIFRVANIGALTNQNIEGFLSAFQSILSGARA, encoded by the coding sequence ATGATTTTATTCAATCCAGGTCCCGTCAATGTGTCTGAAAGAGTGCGTCAGGCGTTACTTCAACCAGATGTCTGTCATCGAGAGTCGGAGTTTTCGGAATTACTGTCCGATATCCGGCAAAAATTGCTGAAGGTCTTTGTGCCTGGTAATGAAGACGAGTACACCGCGATTGTCCTGACGGGTTCCGGCACGGCGGCTGTGGAAGCGGCGTTAATGTCCAGTATTCCTACCGGCAAGCGGGCGATGGTGATTAATAATGGGGTGTATGGCCAACGGATGTCTTCCATGCTGGCGACGCACCGTTTGCAAACGCCGGACTTAAAGTATGACTGGGGAGTCACACCGGATCCGCAGGCGGTTGATTTGGCGCTGAAGCAACACCCGGAAGTGCACACCGTCGCGATGGTTCATCATGAAACGACGCTGGGATTGATTAATCCCGTGAAAGAAATTGCAGAGATCGTGGACCGGTATGGTCGGGTATTTATGGTGGACTCTGTGAGCGGGCTGGGGGGAGAGGCGCTGGATATTGCCGGAAGTAAGCTGTACATGGTCGCGGGGGCCGCTCAGAAATGTATCCAAGGATTTCCTGGTGCAGCATTTGTCTTGGTCCGAAAAGGCTTTATGGAGCGGGTGATGAAATATCCCAAGCGGTCCTGGTATTTGAACTTGGCCAATTATTATGAGGAACAGGAGCGGGGGACGATTCCCTTTACTCCAGCCGTCCAGGTCTATTATGCCTTCCGGGAAGCGTTAAATGAACTCTTAGAAGAGGGCCTCGAGAATCGGATTCAACGATTTCAAGGGTACGCCACCACCATTCGGACACGCCTGGAAGAGTGGGGGGTGAAGCCGGTACTTGACCCTACGGTTCAAAGTAATACCTTGACCGCGTTTTATCTCCCGGAAGGGTGTGCCTACCAAAAGCTACATGATGAGTTAAAGCAAGCCGGGTACGTGATCTATGCGGGGCAGGGACAATTGGAAGAAAAAATTTTCCGTGTTGCCAATATTGGTGCCCTGACCAATCAGAATATTGAGGGATTTCTCTCCGCTTTTCAGTCCATACTTTCTGGAGCCAGAGCGTGA
- a CDS encoding phosphocholine cytidylyltransferase family protein — protein MKAIIFAAGVGKRLQGVTQGRPKCLVDFGGRTLLSRHVEYLGRLGVCQVVLVVGYAQDHIRKAMAADPFAQEIRWVVNEQFTRGSMTSLWAARSEMDDDMVLMDADVLYAPSILARLVHSSFPTALLMDETVKQESEECMIAAKAGRVLTLSKNLPSAYDEAGEGVGFLKVQQQVIPALLQSVKAYIEAGALDMEYEDALKGFFEKVPVGYEKIGGLPWIEIDFPEDINRARSEILPAVMNLEENTRATTLTP, from the coding sequence GTGAAGGCGATTATCTTCGCGGCCGGCGTCGGCAAGCGATTGCAAGGTGTCACCCAGGGTCGACCGAAATGCCTGGTCGATTTTGGTGGAAGGACCTTGCTGTCCCGGCATGTCGAGTATCTGGGGCGATTGGGTGTGTGTCAGGTGGTACTGGTCGTGGGATACGCTCAAGACCATATTCGAAAGGCCATGGCTGCCGACCCATTTGCTCAGGAGATCCGATGGGTGGTGAATGAACAGTTTACTCGTGGAAGCATGACGTCACTATGGGCGGCACGGTCTGAAATGGACGATGATATGGTGCTGATGGATGCCGATGTTCTCTATGCCCCATCGATTCTGGCTCGATTGGTTCATTCTTCTTTCCCGACGGCCTTGTTAATGGATGAGACGGTGAAGCAGGAATCGGAAGAATGTATGATTGCCGCGAAGGCTGGTCGAGTCCTCACCTTAAGTAAAAACCTGCCATCCGCCTATGATGAGGCTGGTGAAGGGGTCGGATTTCTCAAAGTCCAACAACAGGTTATTCCAGCATTGTTGCAATCGGTCAAGGCTTATATCGAGGCAGGAGCCCTTGATATGGAATATGAGGACGCCCTAAAAGGGTTTTTTGAGAAGGTGCCGGTGGGGTACGAAAAAATCGGGGGTCTTCCGTGGATAGAAATAGATTTTCCTGAAGATATAAACCGCGCTAGGTCTGAGATCTTGCCTGCCGTGATGAACTTAGAGGAGAATACCAGGGCCACCACACTGACACCGTAG
- a CDS encoding CDP-alcohol phosphatidyltransferase family protein: MDGTLKQEATHAVDTAILLTSVGVFNSGCAGTGDAVPSPLTRVGGMTLFQRAVFTLQRGGISQIWVLVGPEEQALRQLLREDNRIQAAVRWLPVREFPPHDPQTWEALAEEINGACMIVGCHTVYSPTLIQRLRAEGSQGKAVVVVGHPEEGHHRGNPGVAFRPQGLEGRSASTVVFHDQAVSQASPSKTDNQTPDRSRLPLVGDLLVLPARLLGISGVLNANGTNPLRLALEQAAVEGTIQTIGGASHWFRDVRGPKGPQLAERTLLEALQTFKGGLDGLVDRYVNRKFSGLLTHGFLRLGWSPNTITMLSMVVGLVAAGLFVPGSWKLAILGGLILQLSVIIDCCDGEVARLTFSESKFGQELDIWADNVVHIVLFAAIACGAFLQGPWEHTHLPLLLGASAVLANVVSLLLVNHARQLRSRPRELRHLTEHERDNIEFMLGHVANRDFSIIVLLSAGFGLLHWFLAMAAIGSWLFVMSMAWMLRRSLISRA, encoded by the coding sequence ATGGACGGAACACTTAAACAAGAAGCCACTCACGCGGTTGACACGGCAATTTTATTGACGTCGGTCGGCGTCTTTAATTCTGGCTGTGCCGGGACGGGTGACGCGGTTCCTAGTCCCTTGACTCGTGTCGGCGGCATGACGCTGTTTCAACGGGCGGTGTTCACGTTGCAGCGAGGTGGGATTTCTCAAATATGGGTGTTGGTTGGGCCTGAAGAACAAGCTCTTCGACAATTACTTCGTGAAGATAACCGGATACAGGCCGCCGTTCGTTGGCTTCCTGTCCGGGAATTTCCTCCCCATGACCCTCAGACTTGGGAAGCGCTTGCGGAGGAAATCAATGGAGCCTGTATGATCGTGGGTTGCCATACGGTGTACTCTCCGACATTGATCCAACGCTTGCGAGCCGAAGGATCTCAAGGGAAAGCGGTCGTAGTCGTTGGTCATCCCGAGGAGGGGCATCACCGGGGAAATCCCGGTGTGGCGTTCCGGCCTCAGGGACTTGAAGGACGATCAGCCTCGACTGTGGTCTTCCATGACCAGGCGGTATCCCAGGCCTCACCGTCCAAAACCGACAATCAGACTCCTGATCGAAGCCGATTGCCGCTGGTTGGGGATCTTCTGGTTCTCCCAGCCCGGCTCTTGGGTATTTCAGGCGTATTGAATGCCAATGGCACCAATCCACTCCGGTTGGCCCTGGAGCAAGCGGCCGTGGAAGGGACGATCCAAACCATTGGCGGAGCTTCTCATTGGTTCAGGGATGTCCGTGGTCCCAAGGGGCCACAACTCGCTGAACGAACACTGTTGGAGGCACTCCAGACATTTAAAGGCGGCTTGGATGGGTTGGTGGATCGATATGTGAATCGTAAATTTTCCGGTCTGCTCACTCATGGGTTTTTGCGGTTGGGATGGTCACCGAACACGATTACGATGCTGTCCATGGTCGTGGGGCTCGTGGCCGCTGGGCTGTTTGTGCCTGGGTCCTGGAAACTCGCCATTCTCGGGGGACTGATCTTGCAGTTGTCTGTGATCATTGATTGTTGTGATGGAGAGGTCGCCAGGCTGACGTTTTCAGAGTCAAAGTTTGGGCAGGAACTCGATATTTGGGCAGATAATGTCGTGCATATCGTGTTGTTTGCTGCCATCGCCTGCGGGGCGTTTCTCCAGGGGCCTTGGGAGCATACGCACCTTCCCCTGCTGCTTGGAGCCTCGGCGGTCTTAGCCAATGTCGTGTCGTTGCTATTAGTCAATCATGCCCGGCAGTTGCGATCCCGTCCTCGTGAGCTTCGGCACCTCACAGAACATGAACGGGACAATATTGAATTTATGTTGGGCCATGTCGCTAATCGCGATTTTTCGATCATCGTGTTGCTCAGTGCCGGTTTTGGCCTCCTGCACTGGTTTTTGGCCATGGCCGCGATTGGCTCGTGGCTCTTTGTCATGTCGATGGCCTGGATGCTTCGCCGTAGTCTCATCTCTCGTGCTTAA
- a CDS encoding flippase-like domain-containing protein, translating into MLKLLFLVIGLAALVGIVLHIGLEPIQHTVSQLGPLHLGLILLPMILVYGFEALGWQFTLGSHARKVGFMRLFAIRMAGETVNVTTPTAYVGGEPLKAYLLKRYGVPMVDGLASVITAKTAMTFAQVLFILLGLALSFWILGDSGHYWVAMSVSVGVLAFGVGLFVVLQRHGLGMGCLGLLRACGIRFAFLEKRESQLQELDGTIRGFYSQHRRTFYAALAIFFLAWMLEMLEVYAILYFLGVSIDVWVAISLAALTVLIKGGTFFIPGSLGAQEGGYTLLLMTFGYSEVTGITFALIRRLREILWIVFGLVCLMFLKGQDGGSDQIHSMER; encoded by the coding sequence GTGCTTAAACTGCTTTTTCTGGTCATTGGCCTTGCGGCCCTGGTCGGGATTGTTCTCCACATCGGCCTGGAACCGATTCAGCACACCGTTTCTCAATTAGGTCCCCTACATCTTGGGCTCATCCTCCTTCCCATGATTCTTGTGTACGGATTCGAAGCTTTGGGATGGCAATTCACTCTGGGTTCCCATGCTCGAAAAGTCGGGTTCATGCGGTTATTTGCCATTAGGATGGCTGGCGAAACCGTGAATGTCACGACTCCTACGGCCTACGTTGGCGGTGAGCCCCTGAAAGCCTATCTTTTGAAACGATATGGCGTACCAATGGTGGATGGGTTGGCATCCGTGATTACGGCGAAGACTGCCATGACGTTCGCGCAAGTCCTTTTTATCCTGCTGGGATTGGCTTTGTCTTTTTGGATTCTTGGGGATTCAGGTCATTACTGGGTGGCGATGTCGGTCAGTGTGGGAGTCCTAGCATTTGGTGTCGGGCTGTTTGTGGTGCTCCAACGCCACGGTCTCGGTATGGGGTGCTTGGGCCTATTGCGAGCCTGCGGTATCAGATTCGCCTTTCTTGAAAAACGGGAATCTCAACTACAGGAATTGGACGGCACGATCCGGGGTTTCTATTCTCAGCACCGTCGGACATTTTATGCGGCGTTGGCCATATTTTTTCTGGCGTGGATGCTGGAAATGCTTGAGGTGTATGCCATTCTCTACTTTCTCGGTGTGAGCATCGATGTGTGGGTAGCCATTTCACTTGCGGCGCTGACGGTGCTCATCAAAGGCGGAACATTTTTCATCCCGGGAAGCCTGGGTGCGCAAGAAGGGGGATACACCTTACTTCTGATGACTTTTGGCTATTCGGAAGTGACGGGAATCACTTTTGCCCTTATTCGACGATTGCGAGAAATCCTCTGGATTGTCTTTGGTCTTGTTTGCCTGATGTTCCTGAAAGGCCAGGACGGTGGATCAGACCAGATTCACTCGATGGAACGGTAG
- a CDS encoding ATP-binding protein produces the protein MRCRKCPKRAVLGLPRHNTAFCGDCLTEFVRTQVQRAIKAQQMFSPEDRILVAVSGGKDSLTLWEILLKLGYRVDALYVDLGIPGYSSRSKEKVEQFAKVVAEPCGSQLTIHTVEEDAGAGIKELANMIKRPTCSACGTIKRYQFNRVAWQNHYDVMATGHNLDDEAARLLGNVLQWQEEYLQKQSPSLPASVEGFAKKVKPLYRMTEREIAAYAVVNRIDYLVEECPMAKGAKMLVYKDALNRLEAESPGTKQRFYWGFLDRQEKSSSVAPSMSEIDQTTLQPCTVCTQPTTAGICSFCRMMARAKTAVK, from the coding sequence ATGCGCTGCCGAAAATGTCCAAAACGGGCGGTGCTGGGACTGCCAAGGCACAATACGGCGTTTTGTGGGGACTGTCTCACTGAATTTGTACGAACCCAGGTGCAACGAGCCATTAAGGCTCAACAGATGTTTTCCCCTGAAGATCGCATTCTGGTTGCCGTATCCGGAGGGAAAGACAGCCTGACCCTTTGGGAAATTTTGCTGAAATTAGGCTATCGGGTCGATGCCCTATATGTTGATTTAGGCATTCCCGGTTATTCCAGCCGATCAAAAGAAAAAGTCGAACAGTTTGCAAAAGTGGTGGCTGAACCCTGCGGGTCCCAACTCACCATTCACACCGTGGAAGAAGATGCAGGAGCGGGAATTAAAGAATTAGCCAATATGATCAAGCGCCCGACCTGCTCAGCCTGTGGCACCATTAAACGGTATCAATTCAATCGGGTGGCCTGGCAAAACCATTACGACGTGATGGCCACCGGCCATAATTTAGATGATGAGGCGGCCAGACTTCTGGGCAATGTCCTGCAATGGCAGGAGGAATATTTGCAGAAACAGTCGCCAAGCCTTCCCGCATCTGTCGAAGGCTTTGCGAAAAAAGTGAAACCGCTCTACCGCATGACCGAACGGGAAATTGCCGCCTATGCCGTGGTCAACCGGATTGACTATTTGGTCGAAGAATGCCCCATGGCCAAAGGCGCGAAAATGTTGGTGTATAAAGACGCACTTAATCGCTTAGAAGCAGAATCCCCGGGAACCAAACAACGGTTTTATTGGGGGTTCCTTGATAGACAGGAAAAATCGTCTTCTGTCGCTCCATCCATGAGCGAGATCGACCAAACCACGTTGCAGCCCTGTACTGTTTGCACACAACCGACGACTGCAGGGATCTGCTCATTCTGTCGCATGATGGCCCGCGCCAAAACGGCCGTGAAGTAG
- a CDS encoding thiamine biosynthesis protein ThiS gives MKVHLSHPTRDVVIQGPKRVADIFKELNLIPEAFLIIRGQDLLTEDETVADGDSIEIRPVISGG, from the coding sequence ATGAAAGTCCATCTCAGCCATCCCACCCGTGACGTGGTCATCCAAGGCCCCAAACGGGTTGCCGATATTTTCAAAGAACTCAATTTAATCCCTGAAGCCTTCCTGATCATACGGGGACAGGATCTTTTGACCGAAGACGAAACCGTGGCGGATGGGGACAGCATTGAAATCCGCCCGGTCATATCCGGAGGCTAA